A window from Streptomyces sp. NBC_00271 encodes these proteins:
- a CDS encoding glycoside hydrolase domain-containing protein — MSSHRMSKKGRYIAWATAGAAVVAGAGIAAQTSMAATTWPAQRTFTGRAFDTCAAPSLTAMKAWHTGFYGAAAVYIGGKNRGCSQPNLTASWVKSVSTLGWKLIPLYVGAQPSCQTGSNPEKLTATNAASLGATDAADAVAKASALGMKAGSPIYLDMESYDITNAACNKATLTYVRAFDKALHAKTYRTGFYGFTSSSAKAIATATDKTDLPGNLWYALWDKANTTTSDWPWGSTQFTGHSRAHQYMVNSKETIGGYTITVDRDAWDAPVAITG, encoded by the coding sequence ATGTCCAGCCATCGGATGTCTAAGAAGGGCCGTTACATCGCTTGGGCGACGGCAGGCGCGGCCGTGGTCGCCGGGGCCGGGATCGCGGCGCAGACGTCCATGGCGGCGACCACCTGGCCCGCCCAGCGGACGTTCACGGGCCGGGCCTTCGACACCTGTGCCGCACCCTCGCTGACGGCGATGAAGGCCTGGCACACCGGCTTCTACGGAGCCGCCGCCGTCTACATCGGCGGCAAGAACCGCGGCTGCAGCCAGCCCAACCTCACCGCGTCCTGGGTGAAGTCGGTCAGCACCCTGGGCTGGAAGCTCATCCCGCTGTACGTCGGCGCCCAGCCGTCCTGCCAGACCGGCTCCAACCCGGAGAAGCTCACCGCCACCAACGCCGCCTCGCTCGGCGCCACCGACGCCGCGGACGCGGTGGCCAAGGCGTCCGCGCTGGGCATGAAGGCGGGCAGCCCGATCTACCTGGACATGGAGTCGTACGACATCACGAACGCGGCGTGCAACAAGGCCACGCTGACCTACGTACGCGCCTTCGACAAGGCGCTGCACGCCAAGACGTACCGGACCGGGTTCTACGGCTTCACCAGCTCCAGCGCCAAGGCCATCGCGACCGCGACCGACAAGACGGACCTGCCGGGCAACCTCTGGTACGCGCTGTGGGACAAGGCCAACACGACGACCTCGGACTGGCCGTGGGGTTCCACCCAGTTCACCGGCCACAGCCGCGCCCACCAGTACATGGTCAACAGCAAGGAGACCATCGGCGGTTACACGATCACCGTGGACCGCGACGCCTGGGACGCGCCGGTCGCCATCACCGGCTGA
- the eno gene encoding phosphopyruvate hydratase has protein sequence MLVPSIDVVVAREILDSRGNPTVEVEVGLDDGSTGRAAVPSGASTGAFEAIELRDGDPNRYGGKGVEKAVLAVIEQIGPELVGYDATEQRLIDQAMFDLDATDNKGSLGANAILGVSLAVAHAASEASDLPLFRYLGGPNAHLLPVPMMNILNGGSHADSNVDIQEFMIAPIGAESFSEALRWGAEVYHTLKKVLKTKGLSTGLGDEGGFAPNLESNRAALDLILEAIKQAGYIPGEQIALALDVAASEFYKDGKYEFEGKSRSAAEMTEYYEELVSAYPLVSIEDPLYEDDWAGWNVITEKLGDKVQIVGDDLFVTNPERLARGIEEGSANALLVKVNQIGSLTETLDAVEMAQRNGFKCMMSHRSGETEDVTIADLAVAVNCGQIKTGAPARSDRVAKYNQLLRIEEILDDAAVYAGRSAFPRFKG, from the coding sequence ATGCTCGTGCCGTCCATCGACGTCGTCGTAGCCCGGGAAATCCTGGACTCCCGAGGCAACCCCACGGTCGAGGTCGAGGTCGGCCTCGACGACGGCAGCACGGGTCGTGCCGCCGTTCCGTCCGGCGCGTCCACCGGCGCCTTCGAGGCCATCGAGCTCCGTGACGGTGACCCCAACCGTTACGGCGGCAAGGGTGTCGAGAAGGCCGTCCTCGCCGTCATCGAGCAGATCGGCCCGGAGCTCGTCGGTTACGACGCCACCGAGCAGCGCCTGATCGACCAGGCGATGTTCGACCTGGACGCCACCGACAACAAGGGCTCGCTCGGCGCCAACGCCATCCTCGGCGTCTCGCTCGCCGTCGCGCACGCCGCCTCCGAGGCGTCCGACCTCCCCCTCTTCCGCTACCTGGGCGGCCCGAACGCGCACCTGCTGCCCGTTCCGATGATGAACATCCTGAACGGCGGCTCGCACGCCGACTCCAACGTGGACATCCAGGAGTTCATGATCGCCCCGATCGGCGCGGAGTCCTTCTCCGAGGCCCTGCGCTGGGGTGCCGAGGTCTACCACACCCTCAAGAAGGTGCTGAAGACCAAGGGCCTGTCCACCGGCCTCGGCGACGAGGGCGGCTTCGCCCCGAACCTGGAGTCGAACCGCGCCGCGCTCGACCTCATCCTCGAGGCCATCAAGCAGGCCGGTTACATCCCCGGCGAGCAGATCGCGCTCGCGCTCGACGTCGCCGCGTCCGAGTTCTACAAGGACGGCAAGTACGAGTTCGAGGGCAAGTCCCGCTCGGCCGCCGAGATGACCGAGTACTACGAGGAGCTCGTCTCCGCGTACCCGCTGGTCTCCATCGAGGACCCGCTGTACGAGGACGACTGGGCCGGCTGGAACGTCATCACCGAGAAGCTGGGCGACAAGGTCCAGATCGTCGGCGACGACCTCTTCGTCACCAACCCGGAGCGCCTGGCCCGTGGCATCGAGGAGGGCTCCGCGAACGCCCTGCTCGTCAAGGTCAACCAGATCGGCTCGCTGACCGAGACCCTGGACGCCGTCGAGATGGCCCAGCGCAACGGCTTCAAGTGCATGATGTCCCACCGCTCCGGTGAGACCGAGGACGTCACCATCGCCGACCTCGCCGTCGCGGTGAACTGCGGCCAGATCAAGACCGGCGCCCCGGCCCGCTCGGACCGCGTCGCCAAGTACAACCAGCTGCTGCGCATCGAGGAGATCCTCGACGACGCCGCGGTGTACGCCGGCCGCAGCGCGTTCCCCCGCTTCAAGGGCTGA
- a CDS encoding globin domain-containing protein yields MDPEILRSSFAVVERRAEFAVKYFYSHLFRHNPDVRGLFPLDFPEDMERQRDRLFAALTYVMERLEDPTLPGYLRELGRDHRKYLAEPEHYAAVGASLIAAFAAVAGSAWSAEAEKAWAEAYGAITNVMLQGAWEAQHEGEPPWWDAEVVSRTRHGDDLVVLTLRPHQRLRYSPGQYVSVSVPHLPGIWRPYSLGNAPRADHTVDLHVSRVEDGVLSTALVRQTREGDVLRLGAPGGALTLRAPVERPLTLIAAGTGWAPVKALLQQLDATHEARLFLVARDTSYLYDRSAVERLQSRLPRLGVTFITPAPGRPKAQATERLLTALGNRAGWARHDVYLAGPPQLVEEIAEALPALGTPPEQIFHDLLPPADPSRPRPLGPAEWLLDRPHPNWHNPTSRAPHT; encoded by the coding sequence GTGGACCCCGAAATACTCAGATCCAGCTTCGCGGTCGTCGAGAGACGGGCCGAGTTCGCGGTCAAGTACTTCTACTCGCATCTCTTCCGGCACAACCCGGATGTCCGCGGGCTCTTCCCCCTGGACTTCCCGGAGGACATGGAGCGACAGCGGGACCGGTTGTTCGCGGCACTCACATATGTGATGGAGCGGCTGGAGGATCCGACGCTGCCGGGGTACCTGCGGGAGCTGGGACGGGACCACCGGAAGTACCTGGCCGAGCCGGAGCACTACGCCGCCGTGGGGGCGAGCCTGATCGCCGCGTTCGCCGCCGTCGCGGGGTCGGCCTGGAGCGCGGAGGCGGAGAAGGCCTGGGCCGAGGCGTACGGGGCGATCACGAACGTCATGCTCCAAGGCGCGTGGGAGGCACAGCACGAGGGTGAACCGCCCTGGTGGGACGCCGAGGTCGTGTCCCGGACCCGGCACGGCGACGACCTCGTCGTACTGACCCTCCGCCCGCACCAGCGGCTGCGCTACTCCCCCGGCCAGTACGTCAGCGTCAGCGTCCCCCATCTGCCGGGCATCTGGCGCCCGTACTCGCTCGGCAACGCGCCCCGCGCCGACCACACCGTCGACCTGCACGTCAGCCGCGTGGAGGACGGGGTGCTGTCCACCGCCCTGGTCCGCCAGACCCGGGAGGGCGATGTCCTGCGGCTCGGCGCACCCGGCGGCGCCCTGACCCTGCGGGCGCCGGTGGAACGGCCGCTGACCCTCATCGCGGCCGGCACCGGATGGGCCCCCGTCAAGGCGCTGCTCCAGCAACTGGACGCCACGCACGAGGCCCGGCTGTTCCTCGTGGCCCGCGACACCTCGTACCTCTACGACCGGTCGGCCGTGGAACGACTCCAGTCCCGGTTACCCCGCCTCGGCGTCACCTTCATCACCCCCGCACCCGGCCGCCCCAAGGCCCAGGCCACCGAGCGCCTGCTGACCGCGCTGGGCAACCGCGCAGGCTGGGCCCGCCACGACGTCTATCTCGCCGGGCCGCCCCAGCTCGTCGAAGAGATCGCCGAGGCCCTTCCCGCCCTCGGCACCCCGCCGGAACAGATCTTCCACGACCTCCTCCCACCCGCCGACCCCAGCCGCCCCCGCCCGCTGGGCCCCGCGGAGTGGCTCCTGGACCGCCCCCACCCCAACTGGCACAACCCGACAAGCCGCGCCCCCCACACGTAG
- a CDS encoding cytochrome P450 family protein translates to MTDQPPPFSPAPELFTWEFASDPYPAYAWLREHAPVHRTRLPSGVEAWLVTRYADAKQALADTRLSKNPAHHDEPAHAKGKTGIPGERKAELMTHLLNIDPPDHTRLRRLVSKAFTPRRVAEFAPRVQELTDQLIDQFAAKGSADLIHEFAFPLPIYAICDLLGVPREDQDDFRDWAGMMIRHGGGPRGGVARSVKKMRGYLLELIHKKREGLPDTPAPGEDLISGLIRASDHGEHLTENEAAAMAFILLFAGFETTVNLIGNGTYALLTHPEQRARLQKSLAARERELLETGVEELLRYDGPVELATWRFATEAVCIGGQGIAPGDPVLVVLAAADRDPARFERPDTLDLSRRDNQHLGYGHGIHYCLGAPLARLEGQTALATLLTRLPDLQLAGDSADLRWRGGLIMRGLRTLPVEFTPPVPVSR, encoded by the coding sequence GTGACCGATCAGCCGCCGCCGTTCAGCCCCGCCCCGGAACTCTTCACCTGGGAGTTCGCCAGCGACCCCTACCCCGCGTACGCCTGGCTGCGGGAGCACGCCCCCGTGCACAGGACGCGGCTGCCGAGTGGGGTGGAGGCCTGGCTGGTGACGCGGTACGCGGACGCCAAGCAGGCGCTCGCCGACACGCGGCTCAGCAAGAATCCGGCGCACCACGACGAACCCGCCCATGCGAAAGGGAAGACGGGTATTCCGGGGGAGCGCAAGGCCGAGTTGATGACGCATCTGCTGAACATCGACCCGCCGGACCACACCCGGCTGCGGCGGCTGGTCTCGAAGGCGTTCACGCCGCGACGGGTGGCCGAGTTCGCGCCGCGCGTGCAGGAGCTCACCGATCAACTGATCGACCAGTTCGCGGCGAAGGGTTCCGCGGACCTGATCCACGAGTTCGCGTTCCCGCTCCCCATTTACGCCATCTGCGACCTGCTGGGCGTGCCCCGCGAGGACCAGGACGACTTCCGGGACTGGGCGGGGATGATGATCCGGCACGGTGGCGGACCGCGGGGCGGGGTCGCGCGGTCGGTCAAGAAGATGCGCGGGTATCTGCTCGAGCTCATTCACAAGAAGCGGGAAGGCCTTCCCGACACGCCCGCGCCCGGTGAGGACCTCATCTCCGGTCTCATCCGCGCGTCCGACCACGGCGAGCACCTCACGGAGAACGAGGCCGCCGCCATGGCCTTCATCCTGCTCTTCGCCGGGTTCGAGACGACCGTCAATCTCATCGGCAACGGCACGTACGCCCTCCTCACCCACCCCGAGCAGCGCGCGCGCCTGCAGAAGTCCCTCGCCGCCCGTGAACGCGAACTCCTCGAGACCGGCGTCGAGGAACTCCTCCGATACGACGGGCCCGTGGAACTGGCCACGTGGCGGTTCGCGACCGAGGCCGTGTGCATCGGCGGTCAAGGCATCGCGCCCGGCGACCCCGTCCTCGTGGTCCTCGCGGCTGCGGACCGTGACCCCGCGCGGTTCGAACGGCCGGACACGCTCGACCTCTCCCGCCGTGACAACCAACACCTCGGCTACGGCCACGGCATCCACTACTGCCTCGGCGCCCCGCTCGCCCGCCTGGAGGGTCAGACCGCGCTCGCCACCCTCCTCACCCGTCTCCCCGACCTCCAACTCGCGGGGGATTCGGCCGATTTGCGCTGGCGCGGCGGGCTCATTATGCGCGGATTGCGCACGCTTCCAGTGGAGTTCACGCCTCCGGTACCGGTCTCGCGATAG
- a CDS encoding FtsB family cell division protein: MAVKDRDRFSTATRLKLLGEQTAARVYRSQTKRQARRSRLTGRAALLALVLCSLIVALAYPIRQYVSQRAEIADLERQQEQARARVEQLRDLKARWQDDAYAKQQIRERLHYVMPGETGYVVIDPDAAKQSRTDLGVAARPWYANVWDGVDKSDQSDR, encoded by the coding sequence ATGGCCGTGAAGGACCGGGACCGGTTCTCCACCGCGACCAGGCTGAAGCTGCTCGGCGAGCAGACGGCGGCCCGGGTCTACCGCTCGCAGACCAAGCGCCAGGCCCGCCGCTCACGCCTGACCGGCCGCGCCGCGCTGCTGGCTCTCGTACTCTGTTCTCTGATCGTGGCCCTCGCGTACCCGATAAGGCAGTACGTGTCCCAGCGCGCCGAGATCGCCGATCTGGAGCGACAGCAGGAGCAGGCCCGCGCCCGGGTCGAACAGCTGCGTGACCTCAAGGCGCGTTGGCAGGACGACGCGTACGCGAAGCAGCAGATCCGGGAACGGCTGCACTATGTGATGCCGGGCGAGACCGGATACGTCGTGATCGACCCGGACGCGGCGAAGCAGTCGCGTACGGATCTGGGGGTGGCAGCCCGCCCCTGGTACGCCAACGTCTGGGACGGCGTCGACAAGTCGGACCAGTCCGACCGGTGA
- a CDS encoding SurA N-terminal domain-containing protein, whose amino-acid sequence MHRRRRTVFVLSAAIVAAAPLLTACGGEAHAGAAAVVGGRRITVAQLESRVNEVRSAQRAAVKDEAQYEQVVAKTGSLGRDTLRTMVLDQVLDRAAKDAGVSVTRADTQRMRATLEGQAGGAKALETAWLQQYGVAPQRLDDNLRTEIEAQKLAAALGADMNTTDGKAMFWKAMSDASKKLNVDLNPRYGAWDVQKSSRVDVKTPWLREVTSTGTQQTA is encoded by the coding sequence TTGCACCGCCGCCGTCGCACCGTGTTCGTCCTCTCCGCCGCGATCGTCGCAGCGGCCCCCCTTCTCACGGCGTGCGGTGGCGAGGCGCACGCAGGCGCCGCGGCCGTCGTCGGTGGCCGTCGGATCACGGTCGCGCAGTTGGAGAGCCGGGTGAACGAGGTGCGCTCGGCACAGCGGGCCGCCGTCAAGGACGAGGCCCAGTACGAGCAGGTCGTCGCCAAGACCGGCAGCCTCGGCCGCGACACCCTGCGCACCATGGTCCTCGACCAGGTTCTCGACCGGGCCGCCAAGGACGCGGGCGTGAGCGTCACCCGCGCGGACACCCAGCGGATGCGGGCGACGCTGGAGGGCCAGGCGGGCGGTGCGAAGGCGCTGGAGACGGCCTGGCTGCAGCAGTACGGGGTGGCTCCCCAGCGTCTCGACGACAACCTCCGTACCGAGATCGAGGCCCAGAAGCTCGCCGCCGCGCTCGGTGCCGACATGAACACCACCGACGGCAAGGCCATGTTCTGGAAGGCCATGTCCGACGCGTCCAAGAAGCTGAACGTCGATCTGAACCCGCGCTACGGCGCCTGGGACGTCCAGAAGAGCAGCCGCGTCGATGTGAAGACGCCCTGGCTGCGGGAAGTCACGTCGACGGGGACGCAGCAGACGGCGTAG
- a CDS encoding DUF501 domain-containing protein, which produces METPPPPTPRTEPTDADVEAFKQQLGRPPRGLRAIAHRCPCGQPDVVETAPRLPDGTPFPTTYYLTCPRAASAIGTLEANGVMKEMTDRLATDPELAAAYRAAHEDYIARRDAIEVLAGFPSAGGMPDRVKCLHVLVAHSLAAGPGVNPLGDEAIAMLPEWWRKGACVVAAEPPSEGE; this is translated from the coding sequence ATGGAAACGCCCCCGCCGCCCACCCCGCGCACCGAGCCGACCGACGCGGACGTCGAGGCCTTCAAGCAACAGCTCGGCCGGCCACCGCGCGGGCTGCGGGCGATCGCGCACCGCTGTCCCTGCGGTCAGCCGGACGTGGTGGAGACGGCGCCCCGGCTGCCGGACGGTACGCCGTTCCCGACGACGTACTACCTCACGTGCCCGCGCGCGGCCTCCGCGATCGGCACGCTGGAGGCCAACGGTGTCATGAAGGAGATGACGGACCGGCTGGCGACCGATCCCGAGCTGGCCGCCGCGTACCGGGCCGCCCACGAGGACTACATCGCGCGGCGCGACGCCATCGAGGTGCTGGCGGGCTTTCCGAGCGCCGGTGGGATGCCGGACCGGGTGAAGTGTCTGCATGTGCTGGTGGCGCACTCGCTGGCCGCGGGGCCCGGGGTGAATCCGCTGGGCGACGAGGCGATCGCGATGCTGCCGGAGTGGTGGCGCAAGGGTGCGTGCGTGGTGGCGGCGGAGCCGCCGTCCGAGGGGGAGTGA
- a CDS encoding nucleoside triphosphate pyrophosphohydrolase has product MNATSSDATAPVPDPGRIVLLTTSHRVAPGLLSWPAWQVLRAADQVLCADGAHPQLPYLREAGITVDEASPDAQDLVDACAGGRTVVVVATGEGEPRLTDGLARLAGSGRIQMPDLELLPASYDLPGARLLDLVQVMDRIRVECPWSSQQTHKGLAKYGIEEAYELVEAIEEGDRDELREELGDVLLQVVFHARIAEEDAEAPFSIDDVAGGIVAKLIHRHPHVFGDETATTPEEVKEHWLRTKAEEKRRTSVTEGIPLGQPGLALAAKLASRVRTAGLEVELPRGEGVGYELLAVAAHAEAEGVDPEAALRAAARAYRDAIRATETG; this is encoded by the coding sequence GTGAACGCAACCAGCTCCGACGCCACCGCCCCGGTTCCCGACCCCGGCCGTATCGTCCTGCTCACCACCAGCCACCGCGTCGCCCCCGGGCTGCTGTCCTGGCCCGCCTGGCAGGTGCTGCGCGCCGCCGACCAGGTGCTGTGCGCGGACGGCGCACATCCGCAGCTGCCCTATCTGCGTGAGGCGGGCATCACCGTCGACGAGGCTTCCCCCGATGCCCAGGACCTGGTGGACGCCTGCGCCGGTGGCCGCACGGTGGTCGTCGTCGCCACCGGGGAGGGCGAGCCGCGCCTCACCGACGGCCTGGCCCGCCTCGCCGGCTCCGGCCGCATACAGATGCCCGACCTGGAGCTGCTCCCGGCCTCGTACGACCTGCCGGGCGCCCGCCTTCTCGACCTCGTCCAGGTCATGGACCGCATCCGCGTCGAGTGCCCGTGGTCGTCCCAGCAGACCCACAAGGGCCTCGCGAAATACGGGATCGAGGAGGCGTACGAGCTCGTCGAGGCGATCGAGGAGGGCGACCGGGACGAGCTCAGGGAAGAGCTCGGCGACGTGCTGCTCCAGGTCGTCTTCCACGCCAGGATCGCGGAGGAGGACGCCGAGGCTCCCTTCTCCATCGACGACGTGGCCGGCGGCATCGTCGCCAAGCTGATCCACCGCCACCCGCACGTGTTCGGCGACGAGACGGCCACGACCCCCGAGGAGGTCAAGGAGCACTGGCTGCGCACCAAGGCCGAGGAGAAGCGGCGGACGTCCGTGACGGAGGGGATACCGCTGGGCCAGCCGGGCCTGGCCCTCGCGGCGAAGCTGGCATCGCGCGTGCGCACGGCGGGACTTGAGGTCGAACTCCCCCGAGGCGAAGGCGTCGGCTACGAACTGCTGGCCGTGGCCGCCCACGCGGAGGCCGAGGGAGTGGACCCGGAGGCGGCCCTGCGCGCGGCGGCGCGGGCCTACCGGGACGCGATCCGGGCGACGGAGACGGGCTGA
- a CDS encoding LysM peptidoglycan-binding domain-containing protein: MLFSSKGKHRRPSKATRVATLAGVTGVAIAAPLMAAGNASAATASQWDAVAQCESGGNWSINTGNGYYGGLQFSASTWAAYGGTAYAATANQASKSQQITVGEKVLAAQGKGAWPTCGTGLSSAAYTGGASAPSTSSSSNSSSSNSSPSTSTTTRSTDTAASRSASRPAAEKTVSTPTGKKVKKGDGEYKVVKGDSLSSIAEKKQVKGGWQQLFKLNKDIVEDADFIYPGQRLHLS, translated from the coding sequence ATGCTGTTTTCCAGCAAGGGCAAGCACCGCCGTCCGTCCAAGGCCACGCGTGTCGCCACGCTCGCCGGCGTCACCGGTGTCGCCATCGCCGCTCCGCTGATGGCGGCCGGCAACGCCTCCGCCGCCACCGCCTCCCAGTGGGACGCCGTCGCCCAGTGCGAGTCCGGCGGGAACTGGTCCATCAACACCGGCAACGGCTACTACGGCGGTCTGCAGTTCTCGGCCTCCACCTGGGCCGCGTACGGCGGCACCGCGTACGCCGCGACCGCCAACCAGGCCTCCAAGTCCCAGCAGATCACCGTCGGCGAGAAGGTCCTCGCCGCGCAGGGCAAGGGCGCCTGGCCGACCTGTGGCACGGGCCTGTCGAGCGCCGCGTACACCGGCGGTGCGAGCGCCCCGTCGACCTCGTCCTCCTCGAACAGCTCCTCGTCGAACAGCTCGCCGAGCACCAGCACCACCACCCGCTCGACGGACACCGCGGCCTCCCGTTCGGCGTCGCGCCCGGCCGCCGAGAAGACCGTCTCCACCCCGACCGGCAAGAAGGTCAAGAAGGGCGACGGCGAGTACAAGGTCGTCAAGGGTGACAGCCTCAGCTCGATCGCCGAGAAGAAGCAGGTCAAGGGCGGCTGGCAGCAGCTGTTCAAGCTGAACAAGGACATCGTCGAGGACGCCGACTTCATCTACCCGGGTCAGCGCCTGCACCTCAGCTGA
- a CDS encoding LysM peptidoglycan-binding domain-containing protein, producing the protein MTGSAIAIPLLGATSASAADGTTWDRVAECESAGQWSADSGNGYYGGLQISQADWEKYGGLAYASSADEASRSQQIAIAEKLLDDRGLSAWPTCGPLSGLSKHSGDILVDTGVANDSSSTSDSSGSSDSSTSSATSTPSGSSGSSGSSGSSGSKSDSSSSGSSSKATENTTKADAGGDTQGADGSDTETTKSDDSGNSGQGGDSSGTSENATTGAGRHRGGTADENTTDSAVDGRSDDSSGRHASRGAGASREAVDGSYVVRAGDNLWTIADALDLEGGWAELYDANKKTVGVDPNLILPGQSLAVGAESGEK; encoded by the coding sequence GTGACCGGATCCGCCATCGCGATCCCGTTGCTCGGTGCCACCAGCGCGAGCGCGGCCGACGGCACCACGTGGGACCGGGTCGCCGAGTGCGAGAGCGCCGGCCAGTGGAGTGCCGACAGCGGCAACGGGTATTACGGCGGGCTCCAGATCAGCCAGGCGGACTGGGAGAAGTACGGCGGTCTCGCCTACGCGTCGAGCGCCGACGAGGCCAGCCGCTCGCAGCAGATAGCCATCGCCGAGAAGCTCCTCGACGACCGGGGCCTCAGCGCCTGGCCGACCTGCGGACCGCTCTCCGGGCTGAGCAAGCACTCGGGCGACATCCTGGTCGACACGGGCGTGGCGAACGACTCGTCCAGTACATCGGACTCATCTGGTTCATCCGATTCGTCCACTTCGTCCGCGACTTCGACTCCGTCCGGCTCTTCCGGCTCTTCCGGCTCTTCCGGCTCGTCCGGCTCGAAGTCCGATTCGTCTTCGTCCGGTTCGTCCTCGAAGGCGACCGAGAACACGACGAAGGCCGACGCCGGCGGTGACACCCAGGGGGCGGACGGCTCCGACACGGAAACGACGAAGAGCGACGACTCGGGCAACTCCGGCCAGGGCGGCGACTCTTCCGGTACGTCCGAGAACGCGACGACCGGTGCGGGGCGCCACCGTGGCGGCACCGCGGACGAGAACACCACCGACAGCGCCGTGGACGGCCGTAGCGACGACTCCTCCGGGCGGCACGCCTCGCGAGGCGCCGGCGCCTCCCGCGAGGCCGTCGACGGCTCCTACGTCGTGCGCGCCGGAGACAATCTCTGGACCATCGCGGACGCCCTTGACCTCGAAGGCGGATGGGCCGAGCTGTACGACGCGAACAAGAAGACGGTCGGCGTCGACCCGAACCTCATCCTTCCCGGTCAGAGCCTTGCAGTTGGTGCTGAATCGGGCGAAAAGTAG